The Malus sylvestris chromosome 12, drMalSylv7.2, whole genome shotgun sequence genome contains a region encoding:
- the LOC126592309 gene encoding F-box protein CPR1-like yields METRSIKRLRQRQGSDNKKTNLMDVDNDNLVDIFSKLPSKSLIQLGCMSKTLSNIVSCPYFVKQHMHFLTATNAASEVPRLMVVAQSKNRYAGELTVLQSLQYDGTSLEKSRHTIVSKVIFRRQNYSFDLEFLFCNLICLKDSNYGYGRRCLLLNPLKAEAVILPVDNTIRPDVPANPISKSYEYWYGMGFDNANNKYKIIRVFGYKFGYDFGYTGYKYLVSHVHELGTSSWREIDSVPPRKITDKKVSAYGDMHWLTTHSRRVREDIFFYISILTFDFNKEKFCWNIPVPPSSRGPRNFPPVERFQLINLKGSLSLIDASSDKYLEIWMLNNYDEKEWIFSYRIDGSAFIAACPYRSFRFWTCGEWEHGIFFKKSDCTTLDVIFLDLRSASINCVECPVSKRGLHTSVLSYTGGLISLRSYGNLVEPKTGSRDLNAFSNLWKFD; encoded by the coding sequence ATGGAGACGCGGAGTATAAAAAGATTGAGACAAAGGCAAGGCAGCGacaacaagaaaacaaatttgATGGACGTCGACAACGATAACCTTGTCGACATCTTTTCGAAGCTGCCGTCAAAGTCACTTATTCAACTCGGATGCATGTCGAAAACCTTGTCAAACATCGTCAGCTGCCCCTATTTTGTCAAGCAACACATGCATTTTCTGACTGCGACAAACGCCGCTTCTGAAGTGCCTCGGCTTATGGTTGTGGCACAATCAAAGAACAGGTACGCTGGAGAGCTGACGGTGTTGCAATCACTGCAATACGACGGCACTTCTTTGGAAAAGAGCAGGCATACCATTGTCTCAAAGGTTATATTTCGCAGGCAAAATTATTCTTTTGACCTAGAGTTTCTTTTCTGCAACTTGATTTGCTTGAAAGACAGCAATTATGGTTATGGACGCCGGTGCTTGCTTTTGAATCCGTTGAAGGCAGAAGCTGTTATACTCCCAGTTGATAACACCATTCGCCCCGATGTTCCAGCAAATCCAATTTCCAAATCCTATGAATATTGGTATGGGATGGGATTCGATAATGCGAACAACAAGTATAAGATTATTCGTGTTTTTGGATACAAGTTTGGTTATGATTTTGGGTATACTGGGTACAAATATTTGGTGTCTCATGTCCATGAGCTGGGAACAAGCTCATGGAGGGAGATAGACTCAGTTCCTCCTCGAAAAATAACTGATAAGAAAGTGTCAGCATATGGAGATATGCATTGGTTAACAACGCACTCAAGAAGAGTTCGAGAAGATATCTTCTTCTACATAAGCATATTAACCTTCGACTTCAATAAGGAGAAGTTTTGTTGGAACATTCCTGTTCCCCCCTCAAGCAGAGGGCCGCGTAACTTCCCTCCTGTCGAGCGCTTTCAGTTGATCAATCTGAAGGGATCTTTGTCCCTCATTGATGCTTCATCAGACAAGTACCTTGAGATTTGGATGTTGAACAATTATGATGAGAAAGAGTGGATTTTCAGCTACAGAATTGATGGCAGTGCGTTTATAGCAGCATGCCCGTACAGAAGTTTTAGGTTTTGGACGTGCGGTGAATGGGAGCACGGCATATTTTTTAAGAAATCCGATTGCACCACACTTGATGTAATCTTTTTGGATCTAAGAAGTGCTTCCATCAACTGTGTAGAATGTCCGGTATCAAAAAGGGGATTGCATACGAGCGTACTGAGTTATACCGGTGGTTTGATTTCCCTAAGAAGTTATGGGAATCTGGTGGAACCGAAAACAGGCTCCCGGGATCTTAATGCATTTTCAAACCTGTGGAAGTTTGATTAG